The nucleotide sequence ACTTCGATGCCGAAAGCAAAAGCTTGAAAAAGCCGGTCTACGATGACAAGAGCAAAACCTTGACCCTGTCCTACCCGGTGGCCCAGTACCGAGTGATTGTCGACCTGCTGCGCAATGACGCGGTGTATGTGCAGTTCCTCAGTTACGCCAACGGGCATGTCTGGGCGGATTTGCATACCGGTGCTGTTCGTAGCAAATAGCAAAAACACTGAAGAACCAATGTGGGAAGGGCTTGCCCCCGTCCACATTGGTTCTTCACCGCTTTCGAAGCCTGCGCCTCGCAGGTAGACTTCAAACCCCGTGTAAATGTCTGCTGGCTGGAGTCGGTAATGCGTAAAGATAAGAAACAGGTGATTGGTGACGAGATCGGCGACGACCAGATCAAGTTGTTCCTGGACTTCGAGCCGGTTGACGCGACTTCCCCGTCCCTGCACAAACTGATCAAGGCCTACCGTGGCCTGCGTATCGACGACTTCGAACGCTTCCTGGTTTTCTTCAAGGCGGCCGGTTTGGACCTGGATGGCAAGGATGAGCACGGCCAGACCTTTGTCGACCTGATCAAGGACCAGCGCAACGCCGCCGACTATATCGAGCTGATCGACAACGCCCGCGGCTGATTATTCCCGGCCACAAAAAACGCCCCGTTCTCATCGCGAGAACGGGGCGTTTTTGCTTTTTACTGTAGGAGCGAGCTTGCTCGCGAAAAAACAGAGAACGCCGCGTTAAACCAGATGCGCTGCGTTATCGTTAACGATCTTCGCGAGCAAGCTCGCTCCTACCGGTCTCGGCGGCAGATTCAACCAGTTCGAGGCTGATGTTGTTCTGCGTATTGATCTTGCGATACAGCTCGGCATTAGTCTCCAGGACCTTCTCCCGTGCCGGGAAGATCTCGTGCAGCTTGGTCGCCCACTCACCGGCAGTTTTCTGCGGGAAGCACCGCTCGATCAGTTCCAGCATGATCGACACGGTCACCGAAGCGCCTGGGGACGCACCCAGCAGTGCTGCCAGTGAGCCATCTTTAGCCGCGACCAGCTCGGTGCCAAATTGCAGCACGCCGCCTTTCTTCGGGTCTTTCTTGATGATCTGCACCCGTTGGCCGGCCACTTCCAGGCGCCAGTCTTCGGCTTTCGCTTCGGGGTAGAAGCGACGCAGGGATTCCAGGCGCTGCTCCATGGACTGCATCACTTCGCTGACCAGGTACTTGGTCAGGTCCATGTTGTCGCGGGCCACGGCCAGCATCGGGCCAATGTTGCCGGCGCGAACCGACAGCGGCAGGTCGAGGAACGAGCCGTGCTTGAGGAACTTGGTGGTGAAGCCGGCGTAGGGCCCGAACAGCAGGGATTTCTTGCCGTCGACTACGCGGGTGTCCAGGTGCGGCACGGACATCGGCGGCGAGCCCACGGCGGCCTGGCTGTAGACCTTGGCCTGGTGGTGCTTGACCACTTCCGGGTTGTCGCAACGCAGCCACTGGCCGCTGACCGGGAAACCGCCAAACCCTTTGCTTTCTTCGATACCCGAGGCCTGCAGCAGCGGCAGGGCCGCGCCACCGGCGCCGAGGAACACGAACTTGGCGTCCACTTCGCGGCTGTTGCCGCTGTTGACGTCCTTGATGCTCACGGTCCAGCCTGCGCCGTTACGCTTGAGGCCGGTCACGCGCTTGCTGTACTTGACCTGAGCGTCCGGGGAGCTGGTCAGGTGAGTGAGCAACTGGTTGGTCAGGGCGCCGAAGTTGACGTCGGTGCCGTTCATCACACGGGTGGCCGCGATTTTTTCGTCGAGCGGGCGCCCCGGCATCATCAGCGGCATCCACTCGGCCATTTCGCTGCGGTCTTCGGTGTAGTGCATGTCCGAGAACGCATGGTGCTGGCTGAGGGTTTCAAAGCGCTTCCTGAGGAACTCCACGCCTTTTTCGCCCTGCACGAAGCTCAGGTGCGGCACCGGGCTGATAAAGGACTTGGACGAGCCAAAGGTGCCCTTCCTGGTCAGGTAGGCCCAGAACTGCTTCGACACCTCGAACTGGGTGTTGATGTGCACGGCTTTCTTGATGTCGATGGAGCCATCGGCGGCCTGGGGCGTGTAGTTCAGCTCACACAGCCCGGCGTGACCGGTACCGGCGTTGTTCCACGGGTTGGAACTTTCCGCGGCACCCGAGTCCATCAGCTCAACGACTTCCAGCTTGAGGCCGGGGTCGAGCTCTTTGAGCAGTACGGCCAGGGTGGCACTCATGATGCCGGCCCCTACCAGTACTACGTCGACTGCTTCGTTATGCGCCATTTAACGCGTCTCCAAAATCTGCAGCACCAAATTGACGGCATGACTGCCAGGAGTGACGGGGCGTTTCACGTGTTGCCCCAGGTTACCCATGGCCAGGATCGCCATGTCCGTTTCGCAATTCCTTGCACATTCAGCACACGCTTCCTGCCCGGCCTGATCTGCCTATGAACGCATTCATGGGCGCCTGTGGCAATTCGACTTATGGTCAAAGCGTGCGATTCGTGCAATCAATCCGTAGCGGACAGGCTCAAGCTCCGGTGTTTGCGGAGTACTCGGGCCTGTGTGGTTGGGCTGTTCCAGACGCTGATGGTGCTTGTACAAACGCCAAACTATTCATTTGCTCGCCACACTCTTGTGAAGTTGTGAAAACCCGTTTTTTTCACGCTCTTTTGAAGACGTGAACCTCAAAAAAGGGCTGCCCCGGCCTGGCACCTGGCCCGCAAACCTCTGCCGACACGCGGCAAAACGGGCAAACAACTCAAGTGGCCGAGCGCAATGGCAGCTCTGGCAGATTCGGTAAAGGCGGGTGGTTTGCAAAGGAAACAGCAAGCGCGCCAGCTTCACAGGATCTGTGTGGGCGGCTCTCTGTGGGCGATTCTTGGGGTTAATACCGAGGCATTAACGATGCTGCGAGGCCCGATCAGGAGACGTCCTTATAATCGGGGGGAGATTGTAGCGAAGAACGCCGGGGAAATGGGCGGGTTTTATGACTTTTATTAGGCGTTCGGTCAGGCGGCCAACGCCTGGTGACGTAGCGACCGCGCAGGGCGTGGGCTTACACGGGCGCGGGCCGGCAACGGATGATGCATCCAGCTCAGGCGAATTTCTTCGATTTCCACCCAGCCTTCGCCGACGGGAGGCTGGCAGCACGCTTTGAACGCCTGGCAACGGCCTTGCGCATCGAGCAGGGCGAACTGGCGAAGGGCGGGCTTGCGCGTAAACAGCGACCAGAGAAAATGCATGGCGATCAACCTCCTGAGATTGAGGCCAAGCATGCCTGCTTCGGATGACGAGCCCATGTAACGGCTATGACATATCGGTGACATCGAACCGCAGGCGACGCCCCGGGTCACAGGTTGTAACTGACGCTAGTTCCCTGCAGGGGCGCCCCGCTATACTGCCGGCCTGTCGGTACCTGATTTCTGGAGAGAAGCGCATGTTGCAACGCCTGTTGTTCGGTTTGATCACTGTGACCAGCTTGACCCTGGTTGGCTGCGCCAACAGCCCGCAGCAACTGACCCCGGAACCGAAAATCACCACGCAGCTGGCCCCGGTGGGCCATGGCCAGCCGGTGTCGGTACGGGTGGTGGACGGTCGTCCGTCGCCGACACTCGGTTCGCGCGGTGGCCTGTACCCGGAAACCGCCCTGGTGTCGGTGAACGCTCAAGACGTGCTGCCCAAGCTGCAAGCCCAGGCGGAAGCGGCCGTGCGCCTGCTGGGTTTCACCCCCAGCCCCAACGCGCCGGGCGCTCCGCAGTTGACGATCACCCTGGCCGAGTTGAAGTATCAGTCGCCTAAAGACGGTCTTTACGTGACCGAGGCGTCCATTGGCGCCACCTTCAAGTCCGACGTCACCGCCGGCACCCGTCGCTACAGCGGCCGTTACGGTGCGTCGCTGAACCAGCGCTTCGGCATGTCGCCTAACCAGGAAACCAACACCAGGCTGGTCAGCGACGTCCTGAGCGATGCCTTGACCCGCCTGTTCAAGGACCCAAGCATCGGTTCATTGCTCAGCTCGCAGTAATCGCTCAAACAAAAAAACCGGGCTCAGCGATGAGTCCGGTTTTTTTATGCCTTCAGTTTCACGCGGCCGTGTCGATACAAAAGTCCAGCATGCTCACCCCCGTCAACAGATCGGCCTCGGGCAAGTCCGCATGCTGGTGCCCGCCAAGGGCGCAATACACCAGCCAGTGGCGGTCCTGCACGTTGAACGCCAGGCCGCCGATCAGCGCCTCCTGCTCGTCGCTTTGGGCAATCAGATACAGCCGATCCTGGTTGTGCGCGTGCAGCATGACAAGCTCCTGAATGTTCGAAGGGCAACAGAGTGGCTTGTTAAGGTGACGTTCAGGTGACGGCGTAAATTACTGGATACATTAGCCGTCCATGGGAGATGGAGCGGTTTTGGTGCTCGAGGCCACTACCGTCAAGGTTTGTATCTGAACCGATACCCACAGACTGTTTCATCGAGGTTTGCGATGGCGCTGCCCGCACTATTGATCAATGCCGTGGCTTTATCAGTGGCCTGCCCAGGCGCTGCGCTGCTGTTCATCACCCGCCTGCGCGAGCAACGCGCCATGGCTGAACTGACGGCGCAAAGTGAAGATCGCGCAATCGACCAGCCCATGCTGTTCCTGGATGTGCGCACCGAGCGGGCGCACCGTGTGGCTTACCGCATCGGGTTCGCCTGCCTTGGACTGGCGCTGGCTACTTCCTGGCTCAGCACCCGAATCTAAAAAAACGCAGAACCAATGTGGGAGGGGGCTTGCCTCCTCCCACATTTTCTTGATCGGTGTTTACAGCGGGATTCCAGCCTTGACCCGATACTGATTGCGCACTGGCGTCGCGTATTGCACCACCAGGAAAGGCCGGTGCTCGGCCGGGCAGTCGTTCAGGCGCCGCTCCCACTCCGCCTTCGCCTTGGCCAGTTCATCGGCCGGGAACACGTCGGCCGCCTTCGGCACCTGCAACTGCGGGTCGGCATCGCTCCACTGGGCGTACGCCAGGTAGTGCACAGGGAACAGCCGGTAGCCGCCGAGAATCTGCCGATCCATTTCCACGGCCAGGACCTTGGTGTCTTCGAAACGCTCGGTAATCGGCGGCGCGAAGTTGATATGTACGCGGCCTTTGTAGCCGGTGATGCCCAGCGCAATGCTGACGTCATCCTCGCCTTGCGCCTTGACGTAGGTGCCGGTGGTGGCGCGGATATACAGTTCGCGGGCCTTGGCGGCATCGCACGGGTCGTACTCGTAGCTGATGGACACCGGCGTCAGGTTGAGTGACTGGATCACTTCGGCAAACGGCTCGTCCTTGCGGCTGACATGGAACATCTTGAGGATCGCCGACTCGGTGCGGTCATCCCCGTCCTTGGCGCGGCCTTCGGCCTGGGCGATCCAGATCGACTGGCAGTCGTTGCGGATCGAATGGTTGATATAGGCCGACAGCAGGTTGAACGCCGCCATCTTCTCCTTTCGCCCGGTGATCGAACGGTGCACGATGAAGCTCTTGTTCAGGCGCATCAGGTCACTGACAAACGGCTTTTGCAGCAGGTTATCGCCGATGGCGATGCGTGGCGTCGGCAGGCCGGCGTGGTAGACGGCATAGTTGACGAAGGCCGGGTCCATCACGATGTCGCGGTGGTTGGCCAGGAACAGGTAGGCGGTGCCGGATTTGAGCTGTTCGACGCCGGTGTAGGTCACGCCGTCGGTCGCCCGGTCAATGGTGTGGTCGACGTAATACTCGACTTTGTCCTGAAGCGTGGCCACGGTGGTGACACCGGCGAACTCGCGGCGCAGTTTGCGCGCGATCATCGGCTTGAGCAGCCAGCCCAGGGCGCCGGCAAAGCGCGGGAAGCGGAAGTGGGTCAGGATGTCCAGAAAGGCCTTGTCACTGAACAGCCGGGCCAGCACTGCCGGGACTTCGCTGTCGTTGTAAGGTCGGATGGTATCGAATTCGCCCATCATGCTCTCTTGTTAGAAACGGCTAGGGTAAGTAAAGGAAATACCAGGGAGCGTCCGGGCAATTGGCCCGGCCGGAAAATAGCCCTGTAAATAGACCGGCGATTATACGCACAAGTCACCTGGGAGACTGCGATGCTGGAAACTGCTCTGTACGATTGTCCTTATTGTGGTGAGGCGGTAGAGACCGCGGTGGATTTATCCGGCGGTGATCAGACATACATCGAGGACTGTCAGGTGTGTTGCCGACCGATCATTTTCAACCTGCAGGTCCATGGTGAAGAGTGGATGCTCGAAACCCGCAGTGAAAACGAATAACAGGTACGCCCATGCAGCGAATCTACGAACCGGAAAACCTGATGGAAGGCGAGTTGCTGCAGCAAATGCTCGCCAGCGAGGGCATCGAGGCGCACCTGGTAGGGCGCCATTTGCTCGGCGGCACGGGGGAGTTGCCGATCTTCGGCCTGCTGGGGCTGGAAGTGGACAACGACCGGGCGGCTGAAGCCCGCGAGCTGATTACCGCCTATATCGGTGCGCAACCCCTGCCCGGCGACGAACCCGACAGCTTCCCCGACGTATTGGTCTGTTAGGCTGTCGGTCGGTTTACCCAAGAGTCGTGTTGCCCCATGTGTGGACGTTATGCCCTGTTTCGCTGGAACCCTACCTTTGCTGCCCTGCCGGGCTTTCCGACCGACCAGCAGGCCCAGTGGAACATCTCCCCGAATGATTCGGTGCTGATCCAGCGCCTAAATGACGGCCAGCGCACCCTGGCACGGGCGCGCTGGGGCCTGACGCCGCCCTGGCTGACTGACCTTTCCCGCACCCCGGCCCATGCCCGTGCCGAAACCCTGGCCGAGCAACCGATGTTTCGCGAAGCATTTCGCCAGCGCCGTTGCCTGCTGCCCGCCAACGGCTTTTACGAATGGCGCGGCACCCAGCGCAAGCGTCCGTACTGGTTGACGCCGGGGGAGGGCTCGACCCTGTTTTTTGCAGCGATCTGGGAGGCGTACCCGGTGCAGGAGCAGGTGTGGCTGAGTACGGCAGTGGTGACCCAGGCCGCCCAGAATCAGCGCCGGCCGTTGATTCTGGACGGGGCGGGTCAGGCCGCCTGGCTCGATCCCGAGACGCCCTTGCATGTGTTGCAAGGCTTGCTGGCCAGTGAGCCGGTCCCATTGCGTGAGCGAGTCCTGGCCAACATGGTCAATGATCCCAAGCTCAACGGGCCGGAGTGCCTGACCCCGGCCTGAGCCTGAGGCCGGTTGCTCACTGAAGTTGCCGGGCGTGTGAGATGTGTCCGAAATTCATCGGTTACACGTCTGTTGTATCTGGCGCCGATACAAATGAGCGCCTACGATACGCGCCATGTTTTCAGGGCGTCTTTTCAGGGAGAGTGTATTGATGAAGAAATCATTGGCCGTAAGTGTATTGGCGGCAGGCGTGTTGCTGGCCGGGTGTCAGTCGGTCAACACCACCAGCGGCGGCGCGGTCGGGGTTGAGCGCAAGCAATATATGTTCAGCATGCTGTCGAGCCAGGAAGTCGACCAGATGTATGCCCAGTCCTACCAGCAGACCCTGGGCGAGGCCAGCAGCAAAGGCCAGTTGGACAAGACCAGCGCCAATGCCAAGCGCGTGCAGGCGATCGCCAATCGCCTGATCGCCCAGGCGCCGACCTTCCGCCCGGATGCGGCGCAGTGGAAGTGGGAAGTGAACCTGATCAAGAGCGATGAGATGAACGCCAACTGCGGGCCTGGCGGCAAGATCTTCGTGTACAGCGCGTTGATCGACAACCTCAAGCTCACCGACGATGAACTGGCCGCGGTGATGGGCCATGAAATCGCCCACGCCTTGCGTGAGCATGGCCGCGAAGCCATGTCCAAGGCCTACGGCATCGAGATGGCCAAGCAGGGCGCCGGTGCGTTGTTCGGCCTGGGCCAGGACAGCCTGGCGCTGGCCGATACCGTGGCCAACTACGGCATGACCTTGCCCAACAGCCGCAGCAATGAAAACGAAGCGGACCTGATCGGCCTGGAACTGGCGGCCCGTGCCGGCTACAACCCGAACGCGGCGATCACGCTGTGGAACAAGATGGCCAAGGCTTCGGAAGGCGCACCGCCGGAGTTCATGAGCACTCACCCGGCTTCCGACAGCCGGATCGCCTCGTTGCAGGCAGCGATTCCGAAGGTGATGCCGCTCTACCAGCAGGCCAAGAAGTCCTGATCGACGCCGTGTAGGAGCGAGCTTGCTCGCGAAAAACGTCAACGATAACGCGTGTTGCCTGAATAAACGCGGCGCCGGTGAGTTTTTCGCGAGCAAGCTCGCTCCTACAGGCATCAGGGTAAACCATCTTCCGTGTTTGGCTTAGATCCAGCCACTGCTCTGCATGGCCTTGTACACCGCCACAATCGCCAGGACAAAGAACGCTGTAGCCGCCAATCGGCGAATCAATGTCAGCGGCAGTTTCTCCGCCGCAAAATTCCCCGCCAGAACCACCGGCACGTTGGCAATCAACATGCCCAGGGTGGTGCCGATAATCACCAGCCACAGTTCCGGGTACTGCGCCGCGAGCATCACCGTGGCGATCTGGGTCTTGTCCCCGATTTCCGCCAGGAAGAATGCAATCAGCGTGGTCAGGAACGGCCCGAACTTGCGCGTGGTGCTGGCTTCGTCGTCGTCGAGTTTGTCTGGCACCAGGGTCCACAGCGCGGTGGCGCAGAAGCTGGCCGCGAGAATCCAGTGCAATACCGCATCCGAGAAGAAACTCCCGAACCAGGCCCCCACGGCACCGGCGGCCGCATGGTTGGCCAGGGTTGCAGCGACGATGCCGGCGATGATCGGCCAGGGCTTGCGAAAGCGTGCAGCAAGGATGAGCGCGAGCAGTTGCGTCTTGTCGCCGATTTCGGCCAAGGCAACGATTGCGGTAGGAACGAGCAATGAATCCAGCATCAGGTAGGTTTCCAGGGGCGGGTCGACACGGCTATGACACGTACAGCCTTCCCGCCCCGGGTAAGGTGTGCGTGTCATAGGTCTTGTCAAACCCCGGTCCGTCTGTGCGGACTCCTGGGTCGCATACGCCATGGCCTGTTGACCAAGTATGTTGACGTATGCCGGACGAGCGTGGCGCTCGTGGGAGACTACTCCCCTAGGACGGAGCGGATTCTGCCTAGGCAAAATCCATTCGGCAAGCGTTCTTTTTCAAACCGCCATCAGCTGCGTTTGGCACGGTAGATGCGAAAACCATTGCCTTCGGCCTTGACCGCACACACGCCCAGATGCTCTTCGATCAACGGCTGGTACTTCAGGAAGCTGTTAGCCACCAGGCGAAGTTCGCCACCTTTTGCCAGGTGTTTCGCCGCTTTTCGCAGCAGGTTCTCCGTGGCGAAATAGTCGGTGTGCACGCCGACATGGAACGGTGGGTTGCTCAAGATTGCATTCAACCCCATCGGCGCAGCGTCAATGCCATCACCGGTCAGCACATCGGCTTCCAGCCCGTTGGCGGCCAGGGTCAGGCGACTGCTGGCGGCGGCGAAAGCATCCACATCCAGCATCGTTACGCTGTTGTGCGGGTAGCGACGTTTGACCGCCGCCCCCAACACGCCGGCGCCGCAACCGAAGTCGAGCAAATGGCCGCTCGGCAGTTTGTCCAAGTGTTCCAGCAACAGCTCGGTGCCGCGATCCAGACGGCCGTGGCTGAATACACCCGGCAGGCTCACCACCTTGAGCGGGCCTTCGGCCAGCGGCACATCGAACACCTGCGCCAGGCTTTCCAGCTCGACCGCTTGCGGGGCGTTGGCCACGGTGATTTGCCACAGCTGGCAATGCCGCGCGCTGTCGAGCTTGCGCGGTTTGCCATACGGGGCCATTTGCCTGGCGGCGCTTTCGATACCGCCTTTTTTCTCGCCTACCAGGAACAGCTCGGCGCCGGGCAGTCGCGCTGCCACTGCGTTGAGCAGGTAATCGGTGAGGTCCTTGGACTTGGGCAGGAAGATCACCGCCGCATCGAACTCGCGCTCGGGCGCATTCACCCCAAACTGGCTGCGCTCCGGGAAGCGCGCGTCGAGCGCCGCCTGGTCGCCGGCATGCCAGCACCAGCCGTGGGCGTTGGGCAGGCGACCCAGCAGGTCGTCGGCGGGCAAACCCACCAGCAGCAGGTTGCCTTGAAAAAGTTCGGCCTGACGAAGCAGTACTTCACTGCGCGGATCCATGGTCTGCTCCTTGAAAAGGAGCGCAGTTTATCAACTGACGACACGCAGCGGGGCGCCGCTGAAAAAGCCCCGGGCGTTTTCCGCCAGTTGGCCGACGATACGCTGCCGCGCTTCGCGACTGCCCCAGGCGTTGTGGGGTGTGACGATCAGTCGAGGAATATTGCCGGCCAGCAGCGGGTTGCCATTGACCGGTGGCTCAACACTCAGCACGTCGGTCGCTGCGCCGCCCAGGTGGCCGCTGCGCAAGGCATCGGCCAGGGCCTGCTCGTTGATCAAGCCACCGCGCGCGGTGTTGACGATAAACGCGCCGGGCTTGAGCAGCGCCAGTTCACGGGCGCCGATAAAGTCGCGGGTGTGTTCATTGAGCGGGCAGTGCAAGGTGAGTGCGTCCACCTGCGCGAGCAATTCATCCAGCGGCACGCGGTCGGCACGGGCGGGGCGCCCGGGAATCGCGCCGAGTAGCACGCGCATCCCGAAGGCTTCGGCCAGGCGCGCCACGGCACTGCCCAATTCGCCATGGCCCAGCAGGCCGAGGGTCTTGCCTTCCAGCTCGACAATCGGGTGGTCCAGCAGGCAGAACTGCTTGGCCTCTTGCCATTTGCCGGCGCTCACATCGCGCTGATAGTCCTGCAGCCGCGTCGCCAGGTTGAGCAACAGCATGATCGTGTGCTGCGCCACCGACGGTGTGCCGTAGCCCTGGCAGTTGCTCACGGTGATGCCATGGGCGCGGGCGGCTTCCAGGTCGATGTTGTTGGTGCCGGTGGCCGATACCAGGATCAACTTGAGTTCCGGGCAGGCCCCCAGGGTCTCGCTGTTGAGCGGGATTTTGTTACTGATCGCCACCTGCGCGCCTTGCAGGCGCTCGACCACATTCTGCGGCGTGGTGCCTGTCAACAACTGCAAGTCGCTGAAACTGTCTCGCAACTCGCTGAGATCGAGGTCGCCCAGATCCAGGGACGGGTGATCAAGGAAGACGGCGCGGCGATTGTTCGTCATCAACTGTACCTTTTGCGACAGGGTTCGAAGGCGTAATCTGCCGAGCCTACCAGATGAAATAATCCGTTACTTAATGGAGTGAGTATGTACGCCGCCGAGTTTTTGACCGTAGCCCTGATTCACCTGTTGGCGGTGGCCAGCCCCGGCCCGGATTTCGCGGTGGTGGTGCGTGAGAGCGTGACCCACGGCCGCCGCGCCGGAACCTGGACTGCGTTGGGCGTGGGCTCGGCGATTTTCCTGCACGTGGGCTATTCGTTGCTTGGCATCGGCCTGATCGTGTCCCAGTCCATCGTGTTGTTCAACGCACTGAAATGGGCCGCCGCCGCCTACCTGCTGTACATCGGCTTCAAGGCCCTGCGCGCCAAACCGGCCAAGCCTGCCGTCGAGGGCGAGTTGCACCGCGAAGCGGGCGAGCGTACCCCGCGTGGCGCGTTTACCGCAGGCTTCGTCACCAACGGCCTGAACCCCAAGGCGACGTTGTTCTTCCTGTCGCTGTTCACCGTGGTGATCAACCCGCACACACCGCTGGCGATCCAGGCCGGCTACGGCGTGTACCTGGCGGTGGCGACGGCGTTGTGGTTCTGCCTGGTGGCGATGTTGTTCAGCCAGCAGCGCGTGCGCGCCGGGTTTGCACGGATGGGGCATTGGTTTGATCGGACCATGGGAGCAGTGTTGATTGCGATTGGGGTGAAGTTGGCGTTTACCAGCGCGAAATAAACGCTGTTCTCAAGTAAACACAATCCAGTGTGGGAGGGAGCAAGCCCCCTCCCACATTTGACCTCCATTGTCCCTGAATAATGGCTCAAAGCTAGCATTCCCCAGCCTCTGCAAATCATTCCTTTGGCTGATTTAGCTGAAACATAACCTCTCTACAGTGCAGGTCTTCAAGCCAAGACCGTGCAGTCATAAAAGGGATTCGTATGTTGCAGACCCGTGTTATTCCGCCCGCCGAAGGTGCGTATCAATACCCGCTGTTGATCAAGCGCCTGTTGATGTCCGGTACCCGTTACGAGAAGACCCGGGAAATTGTCTATCGCGACAAGCTGCGCTACACCTACCCGACCTTGATCGAGCGCGTCGCGCGCCTGGCCAACGTGCTCACCGAAGCCGGGGTCAAGGCCGGTGACACTGTGGCGGTGATGGATTGGGACAGTCATCGTTACCTGGAATGCATGTTCGCCATCCCGATGATCGGTGCGGTGATCCACACCATCAATGTGCGCCTGTCGCCGGAACAGATTCTCTACACCATGAACCACGCCGAGGACCGCTTCGTGCTGGTCAACAGCGAGTTCGTGGGGCTCTACCAGGCCATTGCCGGGCAGCTCACCACCGTGGACAAGACGCTGCTGCTCACCGACGGCGAAGCCAAGACCGCCGAGTTGCCCAACCTGGTCGGTGAGTATGAAACCCTGCTGGCCGCCGCCAGCCCGAAGTACGATTTCCAGGACTTCGACGAACACTCCGTCGCCACCACCTTCTACACCACCGGCACCACCGGCAACCCCAAGGGCGTGTACTTCACCCATCGCCAACTGGTGCTGCACACCATCGGCGTGGCGACCATCATGGGCAGCGTCGACAGTGTGCGCCTGCTGGGCACCAACGACGTGTACATGCCGATCACGCCGATGTTCCACGTGCATGCCTGGGGCCTGCCGTATGTGGCGACCATGCTTGGCCTGAAGCAGGTCTACCCCGGCCGCTACGACCCGGAATACCTGGTAGAGCTGTGGCGCAAGGAGAAGGTCACCTTTTCCCACTGCGTGCCGACCATCCTGCAAATGGTGCTCAACGCCAAGGCTGCCCAAGGCGTCGATTTTGGCGGCTGGAAAATCGTCATCGGCGGCAGCGCCCTCAACCGTACGCTGTATGAGGCGGCGAAGGCCCGTGGGATTCAACTGACCGCCGCGTACGGCATGTCCGAGACCGGCCCGCTGGTGTCCTGCGCCCACCTCAACGAAGAACTGATGGCCGGCACCGAGGACGAGCGCATCAGCTACCGCATCAAGGCCGGCGTGCCCGGGCCGTTGGTGGAAGCGGCGATCATGGACGCCGAGGGCAATTTCCTGCCCGCCGACGGCGAGTCCCAGGGTGAGTTGGTGCTGCGCGCGCCGTGGCTGACCGAGGGGTATTACAACGAGCCGCAGAAGGGCGCCGAGCTGTGGGCGGGTGGCTGGATGCACACCGGCGACGTGGCCACCCTCGATGCATTTGGGGTGATCGATATTCGCGACCGCATCAAGGACGTGATCAAGACCGGCGGCGAGTGGATCTCCTCCCTGGCCCTCGAAGACCTGGTCAGCCGTCACCCGGCGGTACGCGAAGTAGCGGTGGTGGGCATCGCCGACCCGCAGTGGGGCGAGCGCCCGTTTGCGTTGCTGGTGGTGCGTGATGGCCATGAGATTGGGGCCCGCGAGCTCAAGGAACACCTCAAGCCTTTTGTCGAACTGGGCCATCTGAGCAAGTGGGCGATTCCGAGCCAGATCGCCGTTGTTACGGAAATTCCCAAGACCAGTGTCGGCAAGCTCGACAAAAAACGTATCCGTATTGACATCATTGAATGGCAGGCCAACAACAGCACCTTCCTGTCCACCCTCTGAGCTGATTTGCCGTGCCCTCGTGGCACGGCGATGCTCTATCTCGCGCCTTCACTTGTGATTTGCCAATTTTCAGCCATCCTTGCCGCGTCGGCCTTCGCCGACATGGCGAAAGGGCTGTGGCAGACGGGTTGGTGATGCAAATCACACTTTAGAGGGATCAAGCGATACCCCC is from Pseudomonas marginalis and encodes:
- a CDS encoding M48 family metallopeptidase; this translates as MKKSLAVSVLAAGVLLAGCQSVNTTSGGAVGVERKQYMFSMLSSQEVDQMYAQSYQQTLGEASSKGQLDKTSANAKRVQAIANRLIAQAPTFRPDAAQWKWEVNLIKSDEMNANCGPGGKIFVYSALIDNLKLTDDELAAVMGHEIAHALREHGREAMSKAYGIEMAKQGAGALFGLGQDSLALADTVANYGMTLPNSRSNENEADLIGLELAARAGYNPNAAITLWNKMAKASEGAPPEFMSTHPASDSRIASLQAAIPKVMPLYQQAKKS
- a CDS encoding TMEM165/GDT1 family protein is translated as MLDSLLVPTAIVALAEIGDKTQLLALILAARFRKPWPIIAGIVAATLANHAAAGAVGAWFGSFFSDAVLHWILAASFCATALWTLVPDKLDDDEASTTRKFGPFLTTLIAFFLAEIGDKTQIATVMLAAQYPELWLVIIGTTLGMLIANVPVVLAGNFAAEKLPLTLIRRLAATAFFVLAIVAVYKAMQSSGWI
- a CDS encoding class I SAM-dependent methyltransferase, whose protein sequence is MDPRSEVLLRQAELFQGNLLLVGLPADDLLGRLPNAHGWCWHAGDQAALDARFPERSQFGVNAPEREFDAAVIFLPKSKDLTDYLLNAVAARLPGAELFLVGEKKGGIESAARQMAPYGKPRKLDSARHCQLWQITVANAPQAVELESLAQVFDVPLAEGPLKVVSLPGVFSHGRLDRGTELLLEHLDKLPSGHLLDFGCGAGVLGAAVKRRYPHNSVTMLDVDAFAAASSRLTLAANGLEADVLTGDGIDAAPMGLNAILSNPPFHVGVHTDYFATENLLRKAAKHLAKGGELRLVANSFLKYQPLIEEHLGVCAVKAEGNGFRIYRAKRS
- a CDS encoding 2-hydroxyacid dehydrogenase, which produces MTNNRRAVFLDHPSLDLGDLDLSELRDSFSDLQLLTGTTPQNVVERLQGAQVAISNKIPLNSETLGACPELKLILVSATGTNNIDLEAARAHGITVSNCQGYGTPSVAQHTIMLLLNLATRLQDYQRDVSAGKWQEAKQFCLLDHPIVELEGKTLGLLGHGELGSAVARLAEAFGMRVLLGAIPGRPARADRVPLDELLAQVDALTLHCPLNEHTRDFIGARELALLKPGAFIVNTARGGLINEQALADALRSGHLGGAATDVLSVEPPVNGNPLLAGNIPRLIVTPHNAWGSREARQRIVGQLAENARGFFSGAPLRVVS
- a CDS encoding LysE family translocator, producing the protein MYAAEFLTVALIHLLAVASPGPDFAVVVRESVTHGRRAGTWTALGVGSAIFLHVGYSLLGIGLIVSQSIVLFNALKWAAAAYLLYIGFKALRAKPAKPAVEGELHREAGERTPRGAFTAGFVTNGLNPKATLFFLSLFTVVINPHTPLAIQAGYGVYLAVATALWFCLVAMLFSQQRVRAGFARMGHWFDRTMGAVLIAIGVKLAFTSAK
- a CDS encoding fatty acid--CoA ligase, with the translated sequence MLQTRVIPPAEGAYQYPLLIKRLLMSGTRYEKTREIVYRDKLRYTYPTLIERVARLANVLTEAGVKAGDTVAVMDWDSHRYLECMFAIPMIGAVIHTINVRLSPEQILYTMNHAEDRFVLVNSEFVGLYQAIAGQLTTVDKTLLLTDGEAKTAELPNLVGEYETLLAAASPKYDFQDFDEHSVATTFYTTGTTGNPKGVYFTHRQLVLHTIGVATIMGSVDSVRLLGTNDVYMPITPMFHVHAWGLPYVATMLGLKQVYPGRYDPEYLVELWRKEKVTFSHCVPTILQMVLNAKAAQGVDFGGWKIVIGGSALNRTLYEAAKARGIQLTAAYGMSETGPLVSCAHLNEELMAGTEDERISYRIKAGVPGPLVEAAIMDAEGNFLPADGESQGELVLRAPWLTEGYYNEPQKGAELWAGGWMHTGDVATLDAFGVIDIRDRIKDVIKTGGEWISSLALEDLVSRHPAVREVAVVGIADPQWGERPFALLVVRDGHEIGARELKEHLKPFVELGHLSKWAIPSQIAVVTEIPKTSVGKLDKKRIRIDIIEWQANNSTFLSTL